From the genome of Muricauda sp. SCSIO 64092, one region includes:
- a CDS encoding aldo/keto reductase, which yields MKYKLLGNTGLRVSEVALGTMTFGTEAGWGADKETSRKMFDAFVNAGGNFVDTANEIYTGGTSEKFTGEFIKSNREYIVLGTKYTDAMPGNDPNRAGNSRKNMMQSLERSLKRLDTDYVDVFWVHAWDFMSPVQEVMRALDDMVRQGKVLYLGISDAPAWVISKANMYARMNGLTPFEASQIEYSLIQRTGERDLLPMAKSEGMTTLGWSPLASGILTGKYSQKNGKANNPGNRRLDTASFVALTDRNLAIGDKVVEIAERNNIAPSAVAIAYVKQKDIIPILGGTKASHIESNLRSIDFELSAEDIRELDEISAMELGFPYDFLKSTQAVTYGGQFENIVHNRPFML from the coding sequence ATGAAATACAAATTATTGGGAAATACAGGACTACGGGTCTCAGAAGTGGCCCTGGGAACAATGACCTTTGGTACCGAAGCTGGCTGGGGTGCCGATAAGGAAACCAGTAGGAAAATGTTTGACGCCTTTGTCAATGCCGGTGGTAATTTTGTGGATACCGCAAACGAAATTTATACTGGTGGGACCAGTGAAAAATTTACTGGGGAATTTATCAAGTCGAATCGGGAATACATCGTTTTGGGCACTAAATATACGGATGCCATGCCGGGCAACGACCCGAACAGGGCCGGTAACAGTCGCAAAAATATGATGCAATCCCTGGAACGAAGCTTAAAACGTTTGGACACGGATTATGTTGATGTATTTTGGGTACACGCATGGGATTTCATGTCTCCCGTACAAGAGGTAATGCGCGCTTTGGACGATATGGTGCGCCAGGGTAAAGTGTTATATCTCGGCATTTCGGATGCCCCGGCTTGGGTCATTTCCAAAGCCAATATGTACGCCCGTATGAACGGATTGACCCCTTTTGAAGCCTCCCAGATTGAGTACAGTCTCATCCAACGCACGGGAGAGCGCGATTTACTGCCCATGGCCAAAAGTGAGGGCATGACCACCTTGGGTTGGTCGCCATTGGCTTCGGGAATCTTGACCGGTAAGTACAGTCAAAAAAATGGAAAAGCCAACAACCCGGGAAATCGAAGATTGGACACCGCTTCATTTGTAGCCCTGACCGATAGAAATTTGGCCATTGGGGATAAAGTGGTCGAAATTGCGGAACGAAACAATATCGCTCCATCAGCCGTGGCCATTGCCTATGTAAAGCAAAAAGACATCATTCCCATTCTTGGGGGTACTAAGGCAAGCCATATTGAATCGAATCTAAGAAGTATAGATTTCGAATTGAGCGCAGAGGATATAAGGGAACTGGATGAAATCAGTGCTATGGAACTTGGGTTCCCCTATGACTTTTTGAAGAGTACACAGGCCGTAACCTACGGTGGACAGTTTGAGAATATTGTACATAACCGTCCCTTTATGCTTTAA
- a CDS encoding SDR family oxidoreductase, protein MKTTTKIALVTGSNRGIGFAVAKGLLKNGISVILTSRKESDGTAAAAKLNSENVYHHSLDVTSPESIDQLASYVEKEFGRLDILVNNAGINYDTWQNVANADLTNVQETMETNVMGPWRMIQAFLPLMQKNNFGRIVNVSSGAGELSALTGGTPGYSISKVALNALTITFARHLKGTHILVNAVCPGWVRTEMGGSGAPKSPEEGAETIVWAALFPDDGPTAKFFRDKKEIQW, encoded by the coding sequence ATGAAAACTACAACCAAAATAGCCTTGGTAACCGGTTCCAATCGTGGAATCGGTTTTGCCGTTGCCAAAGGATTATTGAAAAACGGAATCTCCGTTATTTTGACCAGCAGAAAGGAGTCTGATGGCACAGCAGCAGCAGCGAAACTGAACAGCGAAAATGTCTACCATCATTCCTTGGATGTTACCTCGCCCGAAAGCATTGACCAACTTGCCAGTTATGTGGAAAAGGAATTTGGTAGGTTGGATATTTTGGTCAACAATGCGGGCATCAATTACGACACTTGGCAAAACGTTGCCAACGCAGATTTGACCAATGTTCAGGAAACTATGGAAACCAACGTGATGGGGCCATGGCGAATGATTCAGGCTTTTTTGCCCCTAATGCAAAAAAACAATTTTGGCCGTATCGTAAATGTGAGTAGCGGGGCCGGGGAATTGTCGGCCTTAACCGGGGGAACCCCGGGTTACAGTATTTCCAAGGTGGCACTGAACGCCTTGACCATTACCTTTGCAAGGCATCTAAAGGGGACCCATATTTTGGTCAATGCGGTTTGCCCAGGTTGGGTGCGTACAGAAATGGGCGGGAGCGGGGCCCCAAAAAGCCCAGAAGAGGGTGCTGAAACCATCGTTTGGGCAGCCTTGTTCCCCGATGATGGCCCCACGGCTAAATTTTTTCGTGATAAAAAGGAAATCCAGTGGTAA
- a CDS encoding alpha/beta fold hydrolase: protein MKKVITTATIALGLIACINETKKEVSTENETAMTTTQTATTIETSQIDAVIKTLFNGVDQRDWEAVKRTMADSVYTDYTALGGDSGFKTPDEILTGWKALLPGFERTVHQVHNKAIWVAGNRATATMDAIATHFLNNDQWTVFVGYDTEYVKENDAWKIARIDLSLYDQNGNTALPLEALKNVENNQIPELKSASNATQTVVEAFFSALENQNLEDLLATLDSNVVQKMPLAPTNFPKELVGIEVMKKQYTGVMDYTQSYQREVFGTTDPNTVLVKFEGTITTSEGKPYNNAYVGIYTVKDGKITVFVEQFNPNILLNGWPGLQPETYSVHAAGARTDSGVIREEVAFSSNGVLLKGHLFLPPNFDAAKKYPAAIVTGSWTSVKEQMPDEYASVMAKDGFITLTFDFTGFGESEGQPRQVEDYNLKIEDIKAAVDYLIQHDNVDGENLSGLGVCASSGYMAHATAQDKRIKTLVLVAPWLHNPEIAKMIYDSRPGGTAGLLQAAKEAKVNYAETGQMAYVLAASELDPLSAMYVPQNAFDYYLNPSKAAGPKYDNRFAISSWEPWLTFDGISVGKDIVQPVFIVHSESGAVPQGTKDFYGLLPGEKDIKWLNDYNQQQLYFEADAVNAAMGEVVAYLKK, encoded by the coding sequence ATGAAAAAAGTAATCACAACAGCCACTATCGCCCTTGGTTTGATAGCCTGTATAAACGAAACAAAAAAAGAAGTATCAACTGAAAACGAAACAGCTATGACAACAACGCAAACTGCAACCACGATCGAGACCTCACAAATCGATGCCGTAATCAAGACCTTGTTCAATGGAGTGGATCAACGGGACTGGGAAGCCGTAAAACGGACCATGGCCGATTCCGTGTATACCGATTACACTGCTTTGGGCGGGGATTCCGGATTCAAGACCCCAGATGAAATTTTGACCGGATGGAAGGCCTTGCTTCCCGGTTTTGAGCGAACTGTCCATCAGGTGCACAATAAAGCCATTTGGGTAGCAGGTAACCGAGCTACCGCAACCATGGACGCCATTGCCACCCACTTTTTAAACAATGACCAATGGACCGTCTTTGTAGGCTATGATACCGAGTATGTTAAGGAAAATGATGCATGGAAAATCGCGCGAATCGATTTAAGCCTGTATGATCAAAATGGGAATACGGCATTGCCTTTGGAGGCTTTGAAAAATGTGGAAAACAATCAAATTCCTGAATTGAAAAGCGCCTCCAACGCAACCCAAACAGTAGTTGAAGCATTCTTCTCAGCTTTGGAGAATCAAAACCTTGAGGATTTGTTGGCCACTTTGGATTCCAATGTGGTTCAAAAAATGCCCCTGGCCCCAACCAACTTTCCAAAAGAACTGGTTGGTATTGAGGTCATGAAAAAACAGTACACCGGTGTTATGGACTATACACAAAGCTATCAGCGTGAGGTATTCGGCACAACGGATCCCAATACGGTTTTGGTAAAATTTGAGGGAACCATTACCACTTCCGAAGGCAAACCGTACAACAACGCCTACGTGGGTATCTATACCGTTAAGGACGGAAAAATTACTGTGTTTGTAGAACAGTTCAATCCCAATATCCTGTTGAACGGTTGGCCTGGACTGCAACCCGAAACCTATTCGGTACACGCGGCAGGTGCAAGAACGGATAGTGGTGTTATCCGGGAAGAAGTGGCCTTTAGCAGTAATGGGGTCCTTTTAAAGGGACATCTATTTTTGCCTCCCAACTTTGATGCTGCCAAAAAATATCCCGCCGCAATTGTGACCGGAAGTTGGACAAGCGTCAAGGAACAAATGCCCGATGAATATGCCAGTGTAATGGCAAAAGACGGTTTTATTACCCTGACCTTTGATTTTACCGGATTTGGCGAAAGTGAGGGCCAGCCCCGACAAGTGGAGGACTACAACTTGAAAATCGAGGATATCAAAGCTGCGGTGGATTATTTGATTCAGCATGACAATGTAGATGGGGAAAACCTTTCCGGCTTGGGGGTTTGTGCCAGCTCGGGCTATATGGCCCACGCCACCGCCCAGGACAAGCGCATCAAAACGCTGGTTTTGGTCGCGCCATGGTTGCACAATCCGGAAATTGCCAAAATGATCTATGATTCCCGTCCGGGTGGAACAGCTGGCCTTTTGCAAGCGGCTAAGGAGGCCAAAGTCAACTATGCGGAAACCGGTCAAATGGCGTATGTACTTGCAGCCAGCGAACTGGATCCCCTAAGTGCCATGTACGTTCCCCAAAATGCATTCGATTACTACCTAAATCCATCCAAAGCGGCCGGTCCAAAATACGACAACCGTTTTGCCATAAGTAGTTGGGAACCTTGGTTGACCTTTGACGGTATCTCCGTGGGTAAGGACATCGTGCAACCGGTTTTTATCGTGCACAGTGAAAGTGGGGCAGTTCCCCAGGGCACCAAGGATTTCTATGGACTGCTCCCCGGGGAAAAAGACATAAAATGGCTCAATGATTACAACCAACAGCAATTGTATTTTGAGGCCGATGCCGTTAATGCAGCTATGGGTGAAGTAGTTGCCTACTTGAAAAAGTAG
- a CDS encoding MFS transporter: MKKNNAIYTVTFGTVCLSSLLFSASYNMLIPELPGYLSTLGGSEYIGLIIALFTLTAGLSRPFSGKLTDRIGRKPVIVFGAMVCVVCGFLYPILGTVSGFLLLRLVHGFSTGFTPTAIAAYVADSVPRERWGEAFGIQGVFFTGGLALGPAIGSSIKLFYSYEVLFHCSSAIAFLSIVLVYRLKETLVKTEPFRFSMLKISKTDIISIAVLKPALLTFLIYFSFGMVLTLIPDWSDHLGIKNRGSFFMAFTVASLTIRFLAGKASDKLGRRKVSVIGLIILTGALMAMGTFETVIGLMVAAIFYGLSMGILSPALNAWTADLSPLEHRGKGIATMFIALEAGIGLGALFSGMYYRDTYTNIPVTMYGCAFMALLGLVYLQFGNRDT, translated from the coding sequence ATGAAAAAAAATAATGCCATCTACACGGTTACATTTGGGACCGTCTGCCTAAGTTCTTTGTTGTTTTCGGCAAGTTACAATATGTTGATCCCTGAATTGCCCGGTTATCTGTCCACCTTGGGTGGCTCGGAATACATAGGCCTGATCATAGCATTGTTTACCTTGACAGCCGGCCTTTCCAGACCCTTTAGTGGAAAGCTCACGGACAGGATCGGGCGGAAACCCGTCATTGTTTTTGGCGCAATGGTATGTGTAGTTTGCGGATTTCTTTATCCAATTTTGGGAACGGTGTCCGGGTTTTTGTTGCTGAGGTTGGTACATGGATTCTCCACGGGTTTTACCCCAACGGCAATTGCCGCTTATGTTGCGGATAGTGTTCCGCGTGAGAGATGGGGTGAGGCCTTTGGTATTCAAGGGGTATTTTTTACCGGGGGCCTGGCATTGGGACCAGCCATAGGAAGTTCCATAAAACTGTTTTACTCCTATGAGGTTTTGTTCCATTGCTCGTCTGCGATAGCGTTTTTGTCCATTGTTTTGGTGTATCGCTTAAAGGAAACCCTGGTAAAAACAGAGCCATTTAGGTTTTCCATGTTGAAAATTTCAAAAACCGATATCATTTCCATAGCGGTACTGAAACCGGCATTGCTGACATTTTTGATTTATTTTTCCTTTGGAATGGTACTGACCTTAATTCCTGATTGGAGCGATCATTTGGGTATAAAAAATAGGGGTAGTTTTTTCATGGCATTTACGGTGGCATCCCTAACCATCCGTTTTTTGGCAGGAAAGGCCTCGGATAAGTTGGGACGTAGAAAGGTATCCGTTATAGGGCTTATTATCCTGACCGGGGCATTGATGGCAATGGGCACTTTTGAAACCGTTATTGGCCTTATGGTAGCTGCCATTTTTTATGGCCTATCCATGGGTATATTGTCACCGGCATTAAATGCATGGACAGCGGATTTGAGCCCTTTGGAACATCGAGGGAAGGGCATTGCCACCATGTTCATTGCCCTTGAGGCCGGCATAGGTTTGGGGGCCTTGTTCTCCGGGATGTACTATCGGGATACCTATACAAATATTCCTGTGACCATGTACGGTTGCGCTTTTATGGCGCTCTTGGGATTGGTCTATCTGCAATTTGGAAATAGGGATACCTAA
- a CDS encoding Crp/Fnr family transcriptional regulator, with protein sequence MIRENKAFLDYIIGLKSLDSAHTIIEQEAPKGEKIITQRTVVFHVSIVKEGLAKCYLTEDTGNDFIQEFFGAGEVFGELEMFTEELSFCTIEALTPVTYYKIPKKAFLALIQNDAKFNALVLKLMASKIRYTALRHSYNQSHSLEANLRRLLNEFPDLLHEIPKNDIANYLGITTRSLNRVLKARNEF encoded by the coding sequence ATGATACGGGAGAACAAAGCATTCTTGGATTATATCATTGGATTGAAGAGCCTGGATTCCGCCCATACCATTATTGAGCAGGAAGCGCCCAAAGGGGAAAAGATCATTACGCAAAGGACCGTTGTCTTTCATGTTTCCATTGTAAAGGAAGGATTGGCAAAATGTTATCTGACCGAGGACACCGGGAATGACTTTATCCAGGAATTTTTTGGTGCCGGGGAAGTATTTGGCGAATTGGAAATGTTTACGGAAGAGTTGAGTTTTTGCACCATTGAGGCCCTTACTCCCGTGACCTACTATAAAATACCCAAAAAAGCATTTCTCGCCCTCATACAGAACGATGCCAAATTCAATGCACTTGTACTGAAGTTGATGGCCTCAAAAATCAGGTATACCGCCTTGCGGCATTCCTACAATCAATCCCATTCGCTGGAGGCGAACCTTAGAAGATTATTGAATGAGTTTCCCGACCTACTCCATGAAATCCCAAAAAATGACATTGCCAATTACTTGGGTATTACGACCAGAAGTTTGAATAGGGTACTCAAAGCACGGAATGAATTTTAG
- a CDS encoding MarR family winged helix-turn-helix transcriptional regulator, translated as MDAYDLTRELVLLVGEFKKEDLGGHGDLVAFLEWLHARKDARTGANILSITGHSVEAELAAHLGRLNRYANTYIKMVLEGTPFTTAMEFTFSAVLDKNGEVAKTDLIRMMAFDKSTGMGVIKRLLNKGLIEEFPNPEDKRSKLLRLTQNGKKAVALGYQTVPGAANMISKNLEDDEKQELLHLLKKLDGFHYPIYLNGQERAYL; from the coding sequence ATGGATGCTTATGATCTAACCAGGGAACTGGTTTTGCTCGTGGGGGAATTTAAAAAGGAGGACCTTGGGGGACATGGTGACTTGGTTGCCTTTTTGGAATGGTTGCATGCGAGGAAGGATGCCAGGACCGGAGCCAACATACTTTCCATAACCGGACATAGCGTTGAAGCCGAACTGGCTGCCCATCTCGGCAGACTGAATCGCTATGCCAATACCTATATAAAAATGGTTTTGGAAGGCACCCCTTTCACTACAGCCATGGAATTTACCTTTTCTGCTGTTCTTGATAAAAACGGGGAAGTGGCCAAAACGGATTTGATTCGCATGATGGCTTTTGATAAATCCACGGGGATGGGGGTCATAAAACGGTTGCTGAACAAAGGGCTTATCGAAGAGTTTCCCAATCCGGAAGATAAACGGAGCAAACTCCTACGGTTGACCCAGAACGGCAAAAAAGCGGTGGCATTGGGGTATCAAACCGTACCGGGTGCCGCAAATATGATCTCTAAAAACCTGGAGGACGATGAAAAGCAAGAATTACTGCACTTGCTAAAAAAACTGGATGGTTTCCATTACCCCATTTATTTGAATGGTCAGGAAAGGGCGTACCTCTAA
- a CDS encoding TonB-dependent receptor translates to MNKIRSTVLLLPLFLLFTSYLANAQIITALYGTVTDELGAPIAGASIYLEGTEKGAQTDFDGNYEILDITPGTYNLIASYIGYETQTQYNVIIRSKGTPNYNFILKEAAQQLDEVVVSNANTISRPKETPLSTQSLSAVEIATYPGSNNDVVQVAQTLPGVSPSIGGFRNDLIIRGGAPNETVYYLDGMEIPNINHFSTQGSAGGPVGMINVSFIDNVTLSTSAFGARYDNPLSGVLQFSQRNGNSRNFNGNFRVSASEAALTLEGPLFKKSADESKTTFLASVRRSYLQFLFEVIGLPFRPNYWDYQYKINHKIDSYNDISLIGLGSIDDFSVEAPEEFEAEQQAQLDQAPFIEQRTNAIGLSWKNRFKDGSGFMQATLSNNTLVNTFTRYEDPENEVGVIFRNDATESETKLRYDLTKFFGDWKFNSGLNVQFSDYENETQNLTDNIAFNSSIDFFKYGFFSNVTKSFFNDKLDFSFGFRLDDDTFTEQDNLLSTFSPRLSLSYEFSENWRVNGSLGRYFKLPPYTILGFRNNEGDLVNQNVRYTQSDHLVLGLQHYFGPSSSISLEGFYKWYDDYPVSVLDGVSLANKGADFEVLGSEDVETVGRGRSYGAELQFQQKLSNNFYGIFSYTWFYSEFTGFDRNTFLPSVWDSRHLISFVGGYKLKRNWEISARYRFAGETPFVPTDLEATLANYPEVVLDYNRLGEENLAIFSQLDIRIDKKWNLKKLSLDVFVEAQNVLGQEIPQPTEFGLARGTDGTIIEPRSLVAIESDTGQIIPSIGIVVDF, encoded by the coding sequence ATGAACAAAATCAGGTCAACTGTACTGCTATTACCGCTATTTCTCCTGTTTACTTCATATCTGGCCAATGCACAGATCATTACGGCCTTGTATGGAACCGTAACAGATGAATTGGGCGCACCAATTGCAGGGGCATCCATTTATCTTGAAGGGACCGAAAAAGGGGCTCAAACCGATTTTGATGGCAATTATGAAATCCTGGACATCACTCCTGGAACGTACAACCTTATCGCAAGCTATATTGGATACGAGACCCAGACCCAATACAATGTCATTATCCGTTCAAAAGGTACGCCCAATTATAATTTTATACTTAAGGAAGCGGCCCAGCAATTGGATGAAGTTGTGGTTTCCAACGCCAATACCATAAGTAGACCCAAAGAAACCCCCTTATCCACGCAATCATTATCCGCAGTTGAAATTGCCACCTATCCCGGAAGCAATAATGATGTGGTCCAGGTAGCACAGACACTTCCCGGAGTGTCCCCTTCCATTGGTGGCTTCCGTAACGACTTAATCATTCGTGGTGGAGCGCCCAATGAAACGGTATATTATCTGGATGGCATGGAAATTCCAAACATCAACCACTTTTCAACACAGGGGAGTGCCGGTGGTCCTGTGGGTATGATAAATGTCTCCTTTATTGATAACGTTACCTTGTCCACATCGGCTTTTGGGGCCAGGTATGACAATCCGTTATCCGGGGTGCTTCAATTCAGTCAGCGAAACGGCAATAGTCGCAATTTCAATGGTAATTTTAGGGTCAGCGCCAGTGAAGCGGCCCTAACCCTGGAAGGGCCCCTTTTCAAAAAAAGTGCCGACGAGTCAAAAACAACTTTTCTCGCTTCGGTGAGACGAAGTTACCTTCAATTTCTATTTGAAGTCATTGGCCTGCCCTTCCGACCCAATTATTGGGATTATCAGTATAAAATCAATCATAAAATCGATTCGTACAATGATATCAGCCTCATTGGTTTGGGATCTATTGATGATTTTTCGGTGGAAGCACCAGAAGAATTCGAGGCTGAACAACAAGCGCAATTGGATCAGGCGCCCTTTATCGAACAACGGACAAATGCCATTGGACTGAGCTGGAAAAACAGATTCAAAGACGGTAGCGGGTTTATGCAGGCCACATTGAGCAACAATACCCTAGTGAACACCTTTACCCGCTATGAAGATCCGGAAAACGAAGTTGGTGTAATCTTTAGAAACGATGCCACCGAATCCGAGACCAAACTGCGCTATGACCTGACAAAGTTCTTTGGGGATTGGAAATTCAACTCCGGTCTTAACGTACAATTCTCCGACTATGAAAACGAAACGCAAAACCTAACGGACAATATTGCTTTCAACTCGTCAATAGATTTTTTTAAATACGGATTCTTTTCCAACGTTACAAAGTCCTTTTTTAATGATAAACTCGATTTTTCATTTGGTTTTCGATTGGATGATGACACTTTTACCGAACAGGACAATCTATTGTCCACATTTTCGCCCCGATTGTCCCTATCCTATGAGTTTTCAGAAAACTGGAGGGTCAATGGTTCCCTGGGCCGCTATTTCAAGTTGCCCCCCTATACCATTCTTGGCTTTAGAAACAATGAAGGGGATCTAGTGAACCAAAATGTGCGGTATACCCAAAGTGACCACCTTGTTTTGGGACTACAACATTATTTTGGGCCTTCATCCAGCATTTCATTGGAGGGTTTCTACAAATGGTATGACGATTATCCTGTTTCTGTCCTGGATGGGGTTTCCCTGGCCAATAAGGGAGCTGATTTTGAGGTGTTGGGCAGTGAGGATGTGGAAACCGTGGGCCGGGGAAGAAGTTATGGTGCCGAGCTACAGTTCCAACAGAAGCTATCGAACAATTTTTACGGTATTTTCTCCTACACCTGGTTTTACAGTGAATTTACCGGTTTTGATAGGAACACTTTTCTACCGTCTGTCTGGGACAGCCGCCATCTTATTTCCTTTGTGGGTGGATATAAATTAAAACGCAACTGGGAAATCAGTGCCCGTTACCGTTTTGCGGGGGAAACACCATTTGTGCCGACCGATCTGGAGGCCACTTTGGCCAATTATCCGGAAGTGGTCCTCGATTATAATCGCCTTGGAGAGGAAAACTTGGCCATTTTTAGCCAATTGGACATTAGGATTGACAAAAAATGGAACTTGAAAAAGCTTTCCCTGGACGTTTTTGTGGAAGCACAAAACGTTTTGGGTCAAGAAATTCCGCAACCCACTGAATTTGGATTGGCGCGGGGTACGGACGGTACCATAATAGAACCCAGAAGTCTTGTGGCCATTGAAAGTGATACCGGCCAAATTATACCGAGTATAGGAATTGTTGTGGATTTTTGA
- a CDS encoding ZIP family metal transporter — protein MEQLITYFESIDPILAALYATLFTWGLTAAGAGLVFLFKSPNRALMDGMLGFTGGVMVAASFWSLLAPGIEMSEGEGFVKVIPAAIGFLLGALFIFGLDKVMPHLHINFKIDEAEGVKTPWHRTTLLVLAITLHNIPEGLAVGVLFGGVASGFEGATIGGAIALALGIGLQNFPEGFAVAVPMRRQGLSRRKSWMYGQASAIVEPIAGVLGAWAVLTFEPILPYALAFAAGAMIFVVVEEVIPETQRDKYTDVATMGFIGGFIIMMTLDVGLG, from the coding sequence ATGGAACAGCTAATTACGTATTTTGAAAGTATTGATCCCATCTTGGCCGCGCTGTACGCTACCCTTTTTACCTGGGGGTTGACCGCCGCCGGGGCCGGATTGGTCTTCTTGTTCAAAAGCCCAAACCGGGCACTGATGGACGGGATGTTGGGTTTTACGGGAGGTGTCATGGTCGCCGCGAGTTTTTGGAGCTTATTGGCCCCGGGCATAGAAATGAGTGAGGGCGAAGGCTTTGTAAAGGTCATTCCGGCCGCGATAGGTTTTTTATTGGGGGCACTGTTCATTTTTGGACTCGACAAGGTAATGCCGCACTTGCATATCAATTTTAAAATAGATGAGGCCGAAGGGGTAAAAACGCCCTGGCACCGTACCACACTTTTGGTATTGGCCATTACCTTGCACAATATTCCGGAAGGATTGGCAGTAGGTGTGCTCTTTGGAGGAGTGGCCTCCGGTTTTGAAGGTGCCACTATTGGAGGTGCCATAGCTTTGGCATTGGGAATTGGATTACAGAACTTTCCTGAGGGTTTTGCCGTGGCCGTTCCCATGCGGAGACAGGGGTTAAGCCGAAGGAAGAGTTGGATGTATGGCCAAGCTTCTGCAATTGTGGAACCCATTGCCGGGGTGTTGGGGGCATGGGCCGTCCTTACCTTTGAGCCTATTCTGCCCTATGCCTTGGCTTTTGCGGCCGGAGCCATGATTTTTGTGGTGGTTGAAGAGGTCATCCCGGAAACCCAACGGGATAAATACACCGATGTGGCCACTATGGGCTTTATCGGCGGATTCATTATAATGATGACCCTGGATGTGGGGTTGGGGTAA
- a CDS encoding metal-dependent transcriptional regulator, whose product MTRAEENYIKTIFHLGGNETQLISTNSIAEEMETKPSSVTDMAKRLARKGLVNYVRYQGVTLTEKGKKTALSIVRKHRLWEVFLVKKLDFNWDEVHEVAEQLEHIKSEKLIDKIDELLDFPKYDPHGDPIPTKSGEFQERDKQLLSELPMMAKGVCVGVKDTSSSFLQYLDKNNIALGHSIQILEREDFDDSIEIAIDGRRLHISNQIASNLYVKQHD is encoded by the coding sequence TTGACACGGGCCGAAGAAAACTATATCAAGACCATTTTTCATTTGGGAGGGAATGAAACCCAGTTGATCTCTACCAATTCCATTGCAGAGGAGATGGAGACCAAACCCTCTTCCGTTACGGACATGGCCAAGAGATTGGCCCGCAAGGGTTTGGTGAATTATGTGCGTTATCAAGGGGTGACCTTAACCGAAAAGGGTAAAAAAACGGCTTTGTCCATTGTTAGAAAACATCGACTTTGGGAAGTGTTTTTGGTAAAAAAGTTGGATTTTAATTGGGATGAGGTCCATGAAGTGGCCGAACAATTGGAACATATCAAAAGTGAAAAGCTGATCGATAAGATTGATGAACTGCTCGATTTTCCCAAGTATGATCCCCATGGCGATCCCATTCCCACCAAAAGTGGGGAATTTCAAGAACGGGACAAGCAATTGTTGAGCGAGCTACCGATGATGGCCAAAGGGGTCTGCGTAGGGGTGAAGGATACCTCGTCTTCCTTTCTACAGTATTTGGACAAAAACAATATTGCCCTTGGTCATTCCATCCAGATATTGGAACGGGAAGATTTTGATGATTCCATCGAAATAGCGATTGATGGTCGTCGGTTGCACATATCCAATCAAATAGCGTCCAACCTTTATGTAAAACAACACGACTAA